The Filimonas lacunae genomic sequence GAAATACTGACGACCCCATGCACCATTCAGCAGGTTGGTCAGGTTAATGATATCATAAGTAAGCGTAAATGTATGCGTACGCTTACGGGCTTTCAGGTTAAAGTCCTGTGCGAAACGGAAATCCAGTTGCGTATTCCATGGAGTACGGCCGCCGTTACGTTGTGTGAAATCCCCTCTTCTTGAACTCAGGTATTTGTTACCGTCAATGTAGGCGTTGAAATCAGCAGCCTGTTGTGTTGCAGTTTTACCTCCGGCAATATCATTGAAGAAGTTAACAGCCTGATCAGCAGTAGGGATATACACCAGACTTACCTGCTGGCCGGTACCGTTGATAGCGCTTAATAAACCATAAGAGAATGGTGTACCAGATTGTGTATTGAAGAAGAAGGAGAAATTAGAAACAAACTTGTTATCGCCATTCCAGTTCAATTTATAATTTACAACAGATACTATGCGGTGACGGATGTCAAAGTTAGAATATGCCAGGCTTGGGCTGTTAGGACTTAATGCCTGGTTTAACTGCCAGTTACTTTCCATTGAGTTGCGGATACCATTGGTAATATCTTTAGACGTACCATAGGTATAAGCTGCCATTACGTTTAAGCCGAATGGGAAGGTTTTGTTCACCTGGCCGGTAATGCTGTAACGATACCCCTGCTTGGTGTTGCTTAACAAATAGGCGTTGGTGTACAGCGAATTGATTTTGTTATTGGAATAAATAGGCTGTTGCTTCTTAGTATCATAAGGCATGTAAATAGGATTATCTACATAGTTGATCTGTTGAAACTTCAGATCGTAAATAACCTTGGTATAGATACCTTCTACGCTGAATTTCCACTGGTTAGGTGTAGTATATTCTACAGCCAAACTGCTTCTCCACGCTTGTGGCATTTTAAAGTTATTATCAATCAAGTCTACTTGCGTAGGACCTGTAGCATCTGTTGTGTTCTGTCCGTTCAACTCAGCAAAGTTGGCCATAGCATTACTTTTGCTGGTACCATCCCTGATAGGATCTGTACCCGCAACAAATGCCTTTTTAGAAGCCTGCTGATCGTAAGAACCATAAGTAACACCGTTGTTATAGTAGGCATAACCTAACCATGCGAAAGGAATACGACCAGTGAATAAACCAGTACCACCTCTAACAATCAGGCTTTGATTACCCAAAACATCATAGTTAAAACCTACACGTGGCGACACCTGTACTTGTCCAAGGAAATCATTTTTAATATTCTTAGGCAAAGTATAACTATAGGTATTGCCATAATTAGCATCTACAGGAGCACCGGTAGTTTTAGTACTTAAAGGTTGTTTGTTAGGCATGTCAGCTACATCAAAACGAACACCTGGTGTAATTTTCAGTTTTGAACCTACTTGAATTTCATCCTGGGCATATACGCTGTACAGGTTTACTTTAAACTCTGCAGGCGGGTTAGCAATGATGTAATCCCTGGTATTATTGGTGTAATTGTAATTGGTACGTACACGTGAAGGAGCGTTGGCCAGGAAATTAGCAAGGCTGCTGTATTCTACACGACCATTCCATGAGTTCACAAAACCATAATTGATGTTGTAAAACTCGTTGTGTGTACCAAAAGTGAAAGTGTGATTACCTTTCAGGTAAGTTACGTTGTCTGTGAATTCAAATGTTTTTTGCTTCATGTTGAAGATGCTGGCCTCACGGTCAGAACCCAAGTAAATAACACCACCTCTGTTGCTGATTTGAATTTGTGGCAGCGCAGGGTTAGACAATGGATCACGATAATCATGAATGCTGGAATAACCTAATACCAGGTTGTTAGACAAACTGTTTGAAAAGCGTGTTTTTAATTCCGCCACAGTAGAAGTCTGGTTATTCACCTGCTTAAAGTCTATGCTGCCAAAACGGAAATTCTGCTGATCACGCTCCAGGTTAGTAGCCTCAGAAGTAATAGTATTATTACGAATGCTTAATGTGTTCTTATCATTTATTTTCCAGTCTAAACGGTTAAAGTACTTATTAGACCTTGAATAAATTTTATAGTTGCTGTAAGAACCTGCATCTATGCCATAATTAGATTTCATGTAATCAGAAATCTGTACCGCTTCTGCTTGTGTGATAATTCCCATATCAGGAGAACCGGCAGCCAGGATAACAGGATCTTGTCTGCGGGTAATTTCCTGGTTGGTAAAGAACCATAATTTATTCTTGATAATAGGGAAACCTACACGGAATCCCGTTTGATACTCGTAAAAATCAGACGGCAATTTAGATTTGTCGCCAGCATTATTTTTACCAATTAAGGTAGCGTTACGGCCAAAGCCATAAATAGAACCATGTACCTCATTGGTACCACTGCGGGTTACCGCATTGATAGAACCACCTAAGAAGTTACCGATTTTTACATCGTATGGAGCCAGATACACCTGAATATCCTGGATAGCATCCATAGATACCGGGTTGGTACGGGTGCTGCTTCCGGGCTGACCAGATGCGTTGGTTTGACCACCTAATGAAGGGCTGAAGCCAATAGCGTCATTGTTGATAGCACCATCCAGCGTTACGTTATTGTAACGAAAGTTGGTACCCATAAATGAGTTGTTGCTGCTTTGAGGAGTAACACGGGTAACATCCTGTAAGCTGCGGCTTATCTGTGGCAGGTTTCTTAACTGATTCTGGCTGATTTGAATGCCAGAGCCATTTTTAATACCACTGCGTCCAGCAGAACCCTTTACTACTACTGTTTCCAATGTAGATGCAGCTTCATCCTGTAAACGGAAGTTGATGGTATTAGTACCTAAAGAAAGACTGATATCATTCTTTTCTTCAGTTTTTAAACCTACGTAAGTAATAGTGAGAAGATACGGCCCACCTGGATTAAGGTTGGTAAGAATGTAACGGCCGTCTTTGTTAGTCTGAGTATTATAGCTGCTTCCGGTAGCCGGGCTAAATAGCTTGATAGTGGCGCCTTCGAGCACCTGGTTTTTGGCTCCGGTAATTCTACCGGTTACCTGCGAACTGGTAATTTGTGCCACCAGTAACACAGGGGTCACCAGGGCAATTAATAAAAACAAAGCCAATACTCTGGCAATTCGTAGCATAACTGTTAATGTTTCTGCAAAGGAAACATCGCACTGTTAACAAATTGTTACGCCAATGTTACCAACACATTAACTAAGTATTGGAAAGCTATTATAAATGCAAATTTTGACCTTTTTGAGAACAGTATAAACCTTATATAAATAAGGTTTATACTGTATATTTTAATTCAGATTACTTGAATTATCTACCCCAAACAGCCCATTTAGCAGTCCAGTCATTAGTACCGTCAAATGCACCGATGTAAGTAACTTTTTCAAAATGAGCGTCGCTCAATAAACCTGCATCAAACTTAGCAGCCTTAGTTAAAGCTGGTGAACCAGAAGCTGGTTGCAGTTTTGGGGCTGCATTAGCAAACGGATCAGTCAGTTTAATTTCAGCATAGTTTGAGTAATAAACACTCAGATTAGCACCAGTGGTAAGGCTTGCCAAACCAGCAGAATCTAAAGTAACAGGATTTAACACTTGCTTGTCAACCTGGAATGGTTTGCCATAAGCATGCAGGAAGCTGTTGTAAAACTTGCTGATACCTTGCTTATAGTAAGAAACAGTAGAATCATCATCCAGATCCAGACCTGCTTTTTGTCCACCGATTACGATAGAGTTAGCCAGGATAAACTTGGCACCTCTTCTCCAACGCATACCATAACCATAATCAGAGCTGGTACCAGTTGCATTGTTAGGACCAACAGCTGTGAAGTTAGATAAGGTAGGGAATGTGTTAGGAGTTGAAGCAAAAGGCAGGTTGCTTGGGTTTACGTTATCCACCTCAAAGTTGTTAGAGATATCACCAGTAGTACCTTTAGCATCAGTGAATGCAGGATCTTTTACAGACACAGCAAACTGAATTTTACCATGGTAACCATCATCAAAATCAAAATCATCATCAGCACAATTGTAAGCGATCAGGTGTTTTGCATTTACAGCTCCACCAAAAATTTCAAAGGCATCATCTAACCCTCTTACTACCTGAACGTAGTCAATAGTAGTACCAGAACCTACCGCATATAATGACAAACCATTCACCTCGTCACCTGGGTTAACTGCTTTACCAGCATATTCAATTCTAACATATTTCAGAACACCTGAATT encodes the following:
- a CDS encoding TonB-dependent receptor encodes the protein MLRIARVLALFLLIALVTPVLLVAQITSSQVTGRITGAKNQVLEGATIKLFSPATGSSYNTQTNKDGRYILTNLNPGGPYLLTITYVGLKTEEKNDISLSLGTNTINFRLQDEAASTLETVVVKGSAGRSGIKNGSGIQISQNQLRNLPQISRSLQDVTRVTPQSSNNSFMGTNFRYNNVTLDGAINNDAIGFSPSLGGQTNASGQPGSSTRTNPVSMDAIQDIQVYLAPYDVKIGNFLGGSINAVTRSGTNEVHGSIYGFGRNATLIGKNNAGDKSKLPSDFYEYQTGFRVGFPIIKNKLWFFTNQEITRRQDPVILAAGSPDMGIITQAEAVQISDYMKSNYGIDAGSYSNYKIYSRSNKYFNRLDWKINDKNTLSIRNNTITSEATNLERDQQNFRFGSIDFKQVNNQTSTVAELKTRFSNSLSNNLVLGYSSIHDYRDPLSNPALPQIQISNRGGVIYLGSDREASIFNMKQKTFEFTDNVTYLKGNHTFTFGTHNEFYNINYGFVNSWNGRVEYSSLANFLANAPSRVRTNYNYTNNTRDYIIANPPAEFKVNLYSVYAQDEIQVGSKLKITPGVRFDVADMPNKQPLSTKTTGAPVDANYGNTYSYTLPKNIKNDFLGQVQVSPRVGFNYDVLGNQSLIVRGGTGLFTGRIPFAWLGYAYYNNGVTYGSYDQQASKKAFVAGTDPIRDGTSKSNAMANFAELNGQNTTDATGPTQVDLIDNNFKMPQAWRSSLAVEYTTPNQWKFSVEGIYTKVIYDLKFQQINYVDNPIYMPYDTKKQQPIYSNNKINSLYTNAYLLSNTKQGYRYSITGQVNKTFPFGLNVMAAYTYGTSKDITNGIRNSMESNWQLNQALSPNSPSLAYSNFDIRHRIVSVVNYKLNWNGDNKFVSNFSFFFNTQSGTPFSYGLLSAINGTGQQVSLVYIPTADQAVNFFNDIAGGKTATQQAADFNAYIDGNKYLSSRRGDFTQRNGGRTPWNTQLDFRFAQDFNLKARKRTHTFTLTYDIINLTNLLNGAWGRQYFSPNTYNSTTDIGLKLSTAGTASTYPKYTFTTPTSKPYSTDFFASRYQMQLGLRYSF